CCCGTTCATGTCTGGTCTGCATATAGACCTCCTGGCACGCTAAAGGTACCAGTACCATCATACTATACGGAGCATACGGCCACAATCGCCAGCCCAGCCGAGTTTAGAAGTTCAGCCGTTCTGCCCCGCGCGCCAGATTATCCAAAAACTCCTGGCGGGTAGAGGGGTTGGAGCGGAAGCTACCCACCATGGTGGAGGTGGTCATGCGGGCATCGTGCTTCTTTACGCCGCGCATCATCGAGCACATATGTAGCGCCTCGACCACCACGCCAGCCCCCAGTGGGTTGATCGCCCCGCACAGGAAATCAGCGATCTGGCGCGTCAGGCGCTCCTGCACCTGCAAGCGGCGCGAGAACATATCCACCATGCGTGGGATCTTGGACAAGCCGATGACCTTGCCGCGTGGAATGTAGGCCACGTGGGCGCGCCCGATGAAGGGCAGCATGTGGTGCTCACACAAGCTGAAGAATTCGATGTCGCGCACGATGACCATGTCATCGTATTCCACTTCAAACAGAGCACCGTTGATCAGCTTCACCGGGTCGGTACGGTAGCCAGAGAGCAGCTCGCTGTAGGCGCGCGCCACACGGTCGGGCGTGCCCTGCAGCCCTTCGCGCTGCGGGTCCTCGCCTACCGCCCCCAGGATCTGGGTGACGGCCTGCTGGATGGCAGGCTGATCCACCTCGCCATCCAGTAGGTTTGCCGCTTCATACACTTTGGTAGTGGACGACATCCTAGGCCAGCTCCGTGTTGATCAGGCCAAAGTCACCATCACCGCGGCGGTAGAGCACGCTCACCCCGCCGGCTTCCATATCGTAGAAGACAAAGAAATCCTGGTGGCCCAGCAGGCTCATCTGCTCGATCGCCTCGCCTTCGCTCATCGGGTGCAGCAG
The DNA window shown above is from Anaerolineales bacterium and carries:
- the folE gene encoding GTP cyclohydrolase I FolE; amino-acid sequence: MSSTTKVYEAANLLDGEVDQPAIQQAVTQILGAVGEDPQREGLQGTPDRVARAYSELLSGYRTDPVKLINGALFEVEYDDMVIVRDIEFFSLCEHHMLPFIGRAHVAYIPRGKVIGLSKIPRMVDMFSRRLQVQERLTRQIADFLCGAINPLGAGVVVEALHMCSMMRGVKKHDARMTTSTMVGSFRSNPSTRQEFLDNLARGAERLNF